The Verrucomicrobium spinosum DSM 4136 = JCM 18804 DNA segment ATCCTGTGGCTACCCCACAAGGTTCACTGGTTTTTTGTGCTCCTGACCGCGCTTCTCATCCCCTGGCTGACCCGGGATGCGGCCAAGCCGGGCGAGTGGTATCCGTTCTCGAACTTTCCGATGTACTCCTCCTTCGAGAAGCAGGCGTACTACGTGTACGTCACGGATCTTGAAGACCGGCCGGTGGCCCTCTACCCCACTTTTGGGAACTGGACGTCCGGGGTGAAGAAGATCTTCGACAACTACTTCAAGGCTGAGGCGAAGGCCCTGAAGAAGCCTTCCAAGAAACTCACCGCCGAGGAGGCGCGCCCGGCGGGAGATGCCACGTTGAAGCAACTCAAAGAGACGGGCCGCTATCCGGACGAAGTGAAGAAATACGCCGGATTCCGGCTCTACAAGGTGGACATCTCTCTGGATGACCACGGGAAGATTGTGAAGGAAACCAGCCTCGTGGGGCAGAACTGAAAGGCATGGAAGAGAGATCGAACACCGCCCTGGCACCCGCCAGCTTTTGGCAGAGACTGCGTCATTGCTGGTTTGGGTACGAGCCCATGCGGCACCACTGGTGGGAGGCCTTCCTCATGCGGGTGGGAGTGGCGCTCATCGTCTGGCCCACCATCGGGGGCTCCTCCCGTTTCACCAGCCAGCCCGTGCCTCACGGCATGGCTGCGCCCGGGTGGAACTTTGCCGCGGCAGACGGGGGCAGTTTCCTCACCCGCATCCTCCCAGGTTTGGATTTTACCTGGATCGGGAGTGAAAAGCTGATCAAGGGGACACTCTTCACCCTCGACCTTCCGGGGTTTCCCGCTTGGGACGTCACCATGCTCACCCTCTGGGCGCTGTCCCTGGCGCTATACGCTCTCGGTGTGTTCCCAGTTATCACCATTGTGCCCGCCCTTGTGGCGAGTGTGGCGCATGGGGTTCTTGGAAACTCCCAAGGGGCCATCGGACACACCACGCAGATCGTTTCCGTGACCCTGCTGGCCATCTGGCTGGCAGCGGTGTGGGGGCATCTTTGCCAGGTGTTTGGCTGGCGGCGGCCCCATGGCCTGCGTCAGGACCAGATGGAGCTGGACTGGGCCCGCCAGTCGATCATGGCCACCTATGTAGCCTCCGCCCTCACCAAGGTGTATGAAAGCGGCGGCAACTGGATGGCTGACACGCCCTACTTTGGGCTGCAGATCGCCAAATCCACGGGCATGGCGTACTACACCCACCTCGTCCCGCCTGACAATGCCGCGTGGCTGGCGCAGTATTTTGTGGACCACCCCCTTGTGGCCCAGATTGCTCTGGGGGCGGGGCTTCCGCTGGAGCTGTTCGCTTTCTTCGCCTTGCTCAACCGGCGCATCGCGCTGGTGTATGGGCTGGCCCTCATCACCTTCCATCAGACCGTTACGGAGGTCATGAATCTGGGCTTCCTCTATCACAAGCAACTCCTTCTGGTGCTGTTCGTGAACCCGGTGTTCTGGGCGTGGGTGGCAGGGGACTGGGTGCGGCGTCGTTTTGGCCCTGGGTCTGGCCCGGTTCGCTCTGCCAAGTCCCTGTCTGCGGCGGAGTCATGCTGATCGCCATCCACAAGCCCTACGGCGTGCTCTCCCAGTTCACAAAAGAGCACCCCTCCCATCGGACGCTGGCAGAGTTTGGACTGCCCGCCGGTGTGTATCCCATTGGTCGATTGGATTCCGATTCGGAAGGGTTGCTCTTGCTGAGCGATGAAGCCCGGTGGAACCAGCAATTGCTTCATCCCACCAGGGGACATGAGCGAACCTATCATGTGCAGGTCGAGGGCATCCCCACCGCGGAGGCGATCACCCGTCTCACGCGTGGCGTCCAGTTGCCGGACTTTTACACCCTGGCCTGCAAGGTGCAGCTGCTGGAACCCGCGCCGTTGTACCCAGCCCGGGTGCCGCCGATCCGGGAGCGTAAATCCATCCCGACCTCCTGGCTGGCGATGAAACTGGTGGAAGGCAAAAATCGTCAGGTGCGCCGCATGACGGCCGCTGTGGGATATCCCACCCTGCGCCTCATCAGGGCTGCGATGGGCAGGCTGGAACTGGCAAGGCTGGATCTCGAACCCGGGAAATGGCAGGAGCTGACTGAGGGGCAGATCAAGCTGTTGTTGGCGTGACTGAGTCAGCGTCCTGTAGATGGTCTGTGCCAGAACCCGCGGCCAACCGCCCTGGGTTGTAGGGCGACCGCCCCGGTTGCCTCAGTCAGGGATGGAGCGTGGCAAGCGGAGCGCTTGCCCTACAGCGCCACGGGCGAGGTTGGCTTTTGCAAGGCACCATTGGACGTGCCGCGACCTGCAATCAAGACGACGCACCCAACTTAGCGGCGGAATGCACGCTTGAACGGATCCGCCACGTTGGTGCGCCACCAGTTGGGCTCATCATCGTCGCCATCGCTGCTTTGACCACTGCTACTGCGGGAGGACCGCTTGCGGGCTGGGGCAGACCAGTCGGACTTGTCGTCCATGCCG contains these protein-coding regions:
- a CDS encoding pseudouridine synthase, giving the protein MLIAIHKPYGVLSQFTKEHPSHRTLAEFGLPAGVYPIGRLDSDSEGLLLLSDEARWNQQLLHPTRGHERTYHVQVEGIPTAEAITRLTRGVQLPDFYTLACKVQLLEPAPLYPARVPPIRERKSIPTSWLAMKLVEGKNRQVRRMTAAVGYPTLRLIRAAMGRLELARLDLEPGKWQELTEGQIKLLLA